A DNA window from Ignavibacteriales bacterium contains the following coding sequences:
- a CDS encoding 2-oxoacid:ferredoxin oxidoreductase subunit beta — MAEDLIDVDESMPTNTVEEYLRMDRMPHIWCPGCGIGTTVNCFAHALEQSNLDLQKVAIVSGIGCTGRVAGYINLDSFHTTHGRAIPFATGLKLANPELKVVVYSGDGDLTAIGGNHFIHAARRNVDMTVILINNFIYGMTGGQVAPTTPLTATASTTPHGNFEDSFNLPYLAESCGAVYVARWTAYHVRHTTKAIKEALAKKGFSFVEILAPCPTLFSRRNKLGDGLDQMKYFKEHSEIKNDIDTKTASLSFQGKITVGKFVDKERPTYLDAMNEYYGKKFGDKFKPYNG; from the coding sequence ATGGCTGAAGATTTAATTGATGTAGATGAAAGTATGCCCACCAATACGGTGGAAGAATATTTGCGGATGGATCGTATGCCGCACATCTGGTGTCCCGGATGCGGTATTGGAACAACGGTAAATTGCTTCGCCCACGCGTTGGAACAAAGCAATTTGGATTTGCAGAAAGTTGCAATCGTTTCAGGTATCGGATGCACAGGTCGTGTAGCAGGATATATCAATTTAGATTCTTTCCACACCACCCACGGTCGGGCCATTCCATTCGCGACAGGTTTAAAGTTGGCAAATCCGGAATTGAAAGTTGTAGTATACAGCGGCGACGGCGATCTTACTGCCATCGGCGGTAATCATTTCATTCATGCCGCCCGCCGGAATGTTGATATGACAGTCATTCTCATCAACAATTTTATTTATGGAATGACAGGCGGTCAGGTTGCGCCGACAACACCTTTAACCGCGACAGCATCAACAACACCTCACGGAAATTTCGAAGATTCTTTTAATCTTCCATACCTTGCCGAATCGTGTGGAGCAGTTTACGTTGCAAGATGGACGGCATATCACGTCCGCCATACAACAAAAGCAATTAAGGAAGCTTTGGCTAAGAAAGGTTTCTCGTTTGTTGAGATCCTCGCGCCTTGTCCGACACTTTTCAGCAGGAGGAATAAATTGGGCGATGGTCTCGATCAGATGAAATATTTTAAAGAGCACAGCGAGATCAAGAATGATATCGACACAAAAACCGCTTCTTTAAGTTTCCAGGGAAAAATAACGGTGGGTAAATTTGTTGATAAAGAACGTCCGACATATCTTGACGCTATGAATGAATATTACGGAAAGAAATTCGGCGATAAATTCAAACCATATAACGGTTAA